DNA sequence from the Sulfurimonas sp. HSL3-7 genome:
TCGGGTATCGCCAAAGAGGGCAAGCAGTTCATCATCGAATCGGATCAGGAGAAAGCAGCTTATGACAAGGTGCTTATCGCCACAGGATCGGAAGCGGCACCCCAGCTTGGCGCAACAGGTGACGGTTATGATTTTGCCAAAACCTTTGGCCACGAAATAGAGCCGCCCTACCCCTCTCTCGTGCAGCTGCATCTTGACTCAACGATCCACCATAAGATGGCCGGAGTCAAAACCCTGGCGGAAGTGACACTCTACCTCAACGGCAGACCCGAAGAGAAGGTCCAGGGCGACATCCTCTTCACACGCTACGGTATCTCCGGATTGGCGATCCTGGATGTAAGCCAAAAGGCGTCCTTGGCCCTGATGGAGTACCAACATGTTGCTGTGGGCATCAATCTGCTGCCCCGCTTCAACCGCCAGGCCCTCGGCACTCTGATAGAAAAACTGACTGTCGCGGTACCGAACCATCCGCTTGAAACGGCACTTACCGGTATTCTCTCCATAAAGGTCGTCCCCCACCTTTTGCAAAGTGCCCGTATCCGGCCTGACATCCCGGCCTCGCAATTGACGACAAAAGAGATCAAAAAGCTTTCCCATCTCATCCAGGATTGGCGCTTCGATATCATCGATACGCATGGTTTCAAACATGCCGAGGTCAGCGGCGGCGGGGTCAGTACGGCGCAGATAGACAACAAGACAATGGAATCAAAGCTAGTGGAAGGGCTATACTTTGCCGGCGAGGTGATCGACATCGTCGGACGCCGCGGCGGCTACAACT
Encoded proteins:
- a CDS encoding NAD(P)/FAD-dependent oxidoreductase; its protein translation is MNKVAIIGGGAAGLMAALTAARAGADVTIYEHNKSVGKKILASGNGRCNIINTTACRDDYFGADPGFSAYALQQMPFKTFEKFCQTIGLLLDIKDDGRCYPLSNEAKSVVLAFQTAVKEAGVKIVSEKRVSGIAKEGKQFIIESDQEKAAYDKVLIATGSEAAPQLGATGDGYDFAKTFGHEIEPPYPSLVQLHLDSTIHHKMAGVKTLAEVTLYLNGRPEEKVQGDILFTRYGISGLAILDVSQKASLALMEYQHVAVGINLLPRFNRQALGTLIEKLTVAVPNHPLETALTGILSIKVVPHLLQSARIRPDIPASQLTTKEIKKLSHLIQDWRFDIIDTHGFKHAEVSGGGVSTAQIDNKTMESKLVEGLYFAGEVIDIVGRRGGYNFNFAWASGMIAGKEMART